One window from the genome of [Clostridium] celerecrescens 18A encodes:
- a CDS encoding TetR/AcrR family transcriptional regulator, whose translation MSAQVKDTHVAILEAGKKEFLEYGYEGASLRRIAREASVTTGAIYGYFPSKEALFDALTGDAADGLLERYRQVHDEFAGLPPSEQAAALDHITDETIPWMINYIYDRFDIFKLFFCKSSAGSCDSYFAQLVKIEEKSSWDFINAMKESGHEVMEIDGTLIHILSRSFFQQILEFVAHDVPREKALSYSLVLGTFQHAGWKKIMGL comes from the coding sequence ATGAGCGCTCAGGTAAAAGATACACATGTTGCCATTTTAGAGGCGGGCAAAAAGGAATTTTTGGAGTATGGCTATGAGGGGGCTTCCCTAAGAAGGATTGCCAGGGAGGCTTCTGTTACAACAGGAGCCATATATGGGTATTTTCCCAGTAAGGAAGCGCTTTTTGACGCATTGACCGGAGATGCGGCGGATGGACTCCTGGAAAGGTACAGACAGGTTCATGACGAATTTGCAGGTCTGCCTCCCAGCGAGCAGGCGGCTGCTCTGGATCATATTACCGATGAAACGATTCCCTGGATGATCAACTATATTTATGACCGGTTTGATATATTCAAACTGTTTTTTTGTAAGAGCAGTGCGGGAAGCTGTGACAGCTATTTCGCTCAGTTGGTTAAAATTGAAGAGAAATCAAGCTGGGATTTTATCAATGCCATGAAAGAATCAGGGCATGAGGTTATGGAAATTGACGGCACCTTGATCCATATCTTATCCCGGTCATTTTTTCAGCAGATTTTAGAGTTTGTGGCCCATGATGTCCCACGGGAAAAAGCTCTTTCCTACTCGCTGGTTCTGGGGACTTTCCAGCACGCAGGGTGGAAGAAGATTATGGGACTTTGA
- a CDS encoding ABC transporter ATP-binding protein encodes MKQINSAVAKPKTGMARLMELAATKKPLMVSSVILSALASVVSFVPYIAIYFVVKEVMGVFPDFKNLDLQRTVGFGWLAFGGILLNVLLYFMALMCSHLAAFGTLYELKVNFASHLAGLPLGFHMLVGSGKLRKIMDENIEKIEGFIAHQLPDLVASFVAPVVMFIILLAVDWRFGLAAVVGIVIAFAIQIKAYGNDGAKTMMANYQNALEDMNNASVEYVRGITVVKAFKQTVFSFRRMHSAIKEYTRMIIPYTMSWENYMSAFQTVINNIYLFLIPVGILIGLHTSDYPGFAATFIFYLIFVPSIASVLMKIMYVSNTGMQIIGGVERMDEILNTAPLTNPQRPKEISSHEIVFENVSFSYVGQEAQALSDISFRAEENQITAIVGPSGGGKSTIAHLIPRFFDVTEGRIKIGGVDVRDMRNEYLMEKVSFVFQDVFLFKQSIMDNIRLGNQSATDAQVIAAAKAAQCHEFIEKLPEKYHTVIGAKGVHLSGGEQQRIAIARAIVKDAPIVLLDEATAFSDPENEHLIQQAFQRLMHGKTVIMIAHRLSTIRSADKIIVVDKGCLVEQGRHDELLEKRGKYSDMWNVYTKALDWKMDRKGMKNHV; translated from the coding sequence ATGAAACAAATTAATTCTGCGGTTGCAAAGCCCAAAACAGGCATGGCCAGGTTGATGGAGCTCGCGGCGACAAAAAAGCCTCTTATGGTCTCCTCCGTGATCTTATCGGCTCTGGCATCTGTCGTCTCGTTTGTGCCTTATATCGCCATTTACTTTGTGGTGAAGGAAGTCATGGGAGTATTTCCTGACTTTAAGAATCTTGATCTGCAAAGAACGGTTGGCTTCGGGTGGCTGGCCTTTGGGGGAATCCTGCTTAATGTATTGCTGTATTTTATGGCTTTGATGTGTTCCCATCTGGCCGCTTTTGGTACTCTGTATGAGCTGAAAGTGAACTTTGCCTCCCATCTTGCCGGATTGCCTCTGGGATTTCATATGCTGGTCGGCAGCGGTAAACTGCGTAAGATCATGGATGAAAACATTGAGAAGATCGAGGGATTCATCGCCCACCAGCTTCCTGATCTGGTGGCCTCTTTTGTAGCTCCGGTGGTCATGTTCATCATTCTTCTGGCAGTAGACTGGCGTTTTGGGCTTGCGGCTGTGGTTGGCATTGTCATCGCCTTTGCGATCCAGATCAAAGCATATGGTAATGACGGGGCTAAAACCATGATGGCAAACTACCAGAACGCTCTGGAGGATATGAACAATGCATCCGTGGAGTATGTCCGTGGAATCACTGTTGTCAAAGCGTTTAAGCAAACGGTGTTCTCCTTCCGCCGGATGCACAGTGCCATAAAGGAATACACCCGAATGATCATTCCTTATACCATGAGCTGGGAAAACTATATGTCCGCTTTTCAGACGGTCATCAATAACATTTATTTATTCCTGATCCCGGTTGGTATCCTGATCGGGCTGCATACATCTGATTATCCTGGTTTTGCAGCCACTTTTATCTTTTACCTGATTTTTGTTCCATCCATTGCCTCTGTTTTGATGAAGATCATGTATGTTTCTAACACCGGGATGCAGATCATTGGCGGTGTGGAGCGAATGGATGAAATCCTGAATACTGCTCCTCTGACGAATCCCCAGAGACCGAAGGAAATTTCCAGTCATGAGATTGTATTTGAAAACGTATCCTTTTCTTACGTCGGTCAGGAGGCCCAGGCGCTTTCTGACATTTCTTTCCGGGCGGAGGAAAATCAGATCACCGCGATCGTTGGCCCATCCGGCGGCGGCAAAAGCACCATTGCCCATCTCATTCCACGGTTTTTCGATGTAACGGAGGGAAGGATCAAAATCGGAGGCGTTGACGTACGGGATATGAGAAACGAATATCTGATGGAAAAGGTCAGCTTTGTATTCCAGGATGTGTTTCTCTTTAAGCAAAGCATTATGGATAATATCCGTTTGGGGAATCAGAGTGCCACTGATGCGCAGGTGATCGCTGCGGCAAAGGCGGCGCAGTGCCATGAGTTCATTGAAAAGCTGCCGGAAAAATATCATACGGTCATAGGAGCAAAAGGCGTCCATCTCTCAGGAGGAGAGCAGCAGCGGATTGCAATTGCCAGAGCCATTGTAAAAGACGCCCCCATTGTTCTTTTAGATGAGGCAACTGCATTTTCCGATCCAGAGAACGAACATCTGATCCAGCAGGCCTTTCAGAGGCTGATGCATGGGAAGACGGTAATCATGATAGCCCATCGCCTTTCAACCATCCGCAGTGCGGATAAAATCATAGTAGTAGACAAAGGCTGCCTTGTGGAGCAGGGCAGGCATGATGAATTACTGGAAA